A stretch of DNA from Tigriopus californicus strain San Diego chromosome 8, Tcal_SD_v2.1, whole genome shotgun sequence:
CCCTGCCATCTGGATGCACAATGCCAAGGGCGAGTGGCTCACAGCCTTTGCGTTCAAGGTCACTGCGCTTGTTCTCGGGGAACCGTGGCCTTTCACAGGCACACTTGTGTCAAAGGTGATTGATCCGTCTTCCAAGTCGATATCGGCTCTAATTCAGCGGCAAATGCCACCACAAACGGGAAGATTGTTGTGTAGTACATGACATGTTTCCCTTATTTCAGGAGCCTCTTTAGAAGAGGTGTGTTATTCTAATCAACAGTGCCATTTAGAAGATCCCAACACTTTCTGTCAATTCATATTAAGGAACGTGTTTGGCCGATGCAAATGCGAGTTTGGAACTGATCCTCGGACTGGGAAATGCAAGGAGCGCTTCAAAGGTACTGTCGAGCAAGACTTGAATTGAGTATCTCAACTCTTGTTATCAGATTTGTTTCTTTCGGGTCTTTGGATGGTTTTCTTTACATTTGTTGGTTTGTGATGTCGAGAAAGATCAGAGCTGCGTAAGAAACCAATTTAAACTTTTGGGGAAGATCCTTCCATCTCAGTTTGGTTAAACTTTTCGACTGATAGTTAGCATTCCCTGGAATCATCCAGCAAACAACCGTATCGCGGGAACAAAATGCAACAGCAACAATGACATGGAACGCTCTATACAgatttgaagacatttttgaCCCAGATTGCGAAAAGTGCTCCTAAGGGAAAAAAACAGGAACAACACCAACGCCCTAAATGCTTTGTAAACTTCCCGAGACGACTAATTGTTCTTTTCTTCCATTCAGTTCTGGGCTCCACGTGCTACATTCCCGGGCCTTGTGAGGGCATCTCTAATTCCCTTTGTGTGCCCAACGATGTTCAAGAGGCCTTTTGCCGATGTAGGCCTGGGTTCATTCCCTATAACGACAGATCCTGCCTTCCACCCATAACACTTAAGGGTAAAATAAATGCCCCAGTTAGGCTAGATCCTAAGTAAAGAGTAAAGTGAGGAATCCCTTCAGGAATTGGATCGTTTCGTCCCCGCTCCGTGTCACTGGGCTACCCATGCGATTCGGACGCCCAATGCCAATCCTCCGATCTCAGGTCGATTTGCCATGAGGGCCTTTGTACGTGCAACTCCACCGTTCATCGAGACACCCAATGGATCATCACGCGATTGAGAAGGCGTTTCCCGCGGAGTCGACACTGGTTTTGTAATCAAAACAGTCCTCGTCTTTGTCCCAGAGGCACTTTCCAGGTAACTTTGAGACGAGGCTTTGAGAGTTAGTCCCATCAAGGACCCCTGACATTCCATGCCTCATAAGTTCTTCTCTCTCCTATTTAACGTTTCCTAGACTTCTTTTGATCTTTCTCAACTTTCGAGATGAGTTCTAAAGAGCTTTCAAAGACAGAGCTAGATTGGTCCTTGTTTAGGAAACATAGAGGACAACCCCTGCCTTTTGTTTCGCACACACAAGTATTCCCTCAATGTAGTTTAGAATAAGGGTGGGAAGTTGCAATGGCTTGGACCTTCAGGTCCTCTCGTTTTTATTGCTCATGCCATGCATAATCTTTATCACATGGCACTCCACTACAGGGAAGACCCCTAGGGCCcctcttgaatatgccttttGCCTTCAAGTTTACTACTCTGTGCACGTACATTTATGCGGGCTATGCTAATGGGAGAGAAGGAAAGGAAACTTTGAAGTTGTCTAATGGGAGATTCAACCAGGTTAAACCCGAGATCATATTTGCATACACTTTTCACACACAGAAACAAGAGGTTTggaatcctttttttctatatatttattcattttgatatgATGTAAGATCTAAGATTTAACGAGACGAAACCGAATAATTCATGTCTTGTCCCACTTTTGGACATGGTTTTAATAtaccttttcttttttttgtagtGTCGCTCAGATGGACGGTGCATCTCGCGTTTTTTTGTCTGCGATGGAAAACCCGATTGTGACGATTCAAGTGATGAGGAATGTGAAGCCTTCAATTGTCCCAAAGGTAAGCAGGCCTATTCACGGACGTCGCTAACCATGGACAATGTACATGAGGATGGTGACTGACATATGATCGATATCCTCAAAATATTAAGGCcctttggggaaaaaaatgcatgaaaatctTCCATTATAAATTCATCTTGGAGGTGTTTAAGGAACTTAGTTGTTTGAGGGCGGGTAGATTTGATATGACCTCCTATTTTTGCCGAACAGTTGTTGCTTGTGGACCTCTTGTAAACtgtgaaaaatggtttttttgtcatttcaccCTCAACATTTATCATCTGATGTTGTAGAATGAAAAATCTTTCCAAAGTGATCATTCAAGAACAATCTCAAGTTGTTGATCAAAACGACATACTTTTGTTAGTACACCTTACGCCTTAAAAACATATAGACTGCTTCAAATACTCATGGATTTTTGACACATTGAATTAGTGGGTTATTGCAAAACAGAGACTGCAAACAAGTTAAGGCTTCCTCTTTTTGGGTTTTATGACGACACACTTCAATAGCATATGCCTTTCGAGACAAGGAAGTCTAAAATCTTCGAAGTTCGAAATAATAATGGTATTCTGTTCGGTTGTGAAACGTCGAGACTACGGCCATAAAATTCGGGCATCCTTAGTTACAACTGTTCACTGATATTTCAAGTTGAAGGTCCCCCTCCAAAGATCTGCCTTATTCCTTGCTTCATTTCATGGAATCAAACCAATTGCTTGCCTGGCATTACCCTCTCTAGACATAGATACCATCCCAATAGGGCCTCAGGCTTTAAGGTTCACATCCTGTTGAGGCCGAAATCAGATCCATTTTCCTCATTTGGTCAGAATTCTAGGAAAATATCGACCACGTTGTATTGTACATCTGACACGCCCGTATTGGTATCttgaaaacacattcattCTCGGGCTAACTATGATCATTTGTTCGCCTTGCCAGCATCATATCTCCCTTTGCTAATTCAGCAGCTTACCAGGTCCAACCAAGAAAACCCAGCCAACTCTTTGGTCGTACCATGTAATCCCCTTTTTGTTCCAGCCACATTCCAATGTACCTACTCCGGGCAATGTCTAACCACCTCCAAAGTATGCGATGGAACATTGGATTGCTCTCAGGgtgaagatgaaaaaggaTGCCAAAACGGTGAGTAAACAAGTTCCAAAACTGGCCCTGACATCGGCTTTGTTTCCATTTCATAgctcttgttcttgttggatgcattttgttccaagttgTCTTTCGCATTCAATAGAATCTTTGGAATAAGTGAAATAGCTTGTCAGTTCGCCCAAAATCCGAACCATCACATCCGAAGCCCAATTCAAAACTGTGTTTGATCTTGTACTGTATCACAAAGTGTATCCCAATCTTCAGTGGACATCAATGCCCTCAAAGGCCACAACATATGACGTTGCCGTGGTTGTTTCATTGTAGCTACAGCCATGGACTGTCCCTCAAGCACTTTCCGATGCCACGACCGATCCCAATGCCTCCCAGGATACGAGCAATGCAATTCTCAGATTGGATGTTCTGATGGCTCGGACGAGATGGAATGCCATGGTAACCCCTGGCGATTAAATGAGGACTCTCAAGCTCCCATTGATCCCACGTGTCCCTTCCGTTGCCGCAATGGCAATTGTCGAGCCTTAGATGTGGTCTGCTCGGGTAAAGACGGATGTGGTGACGACTCAGATGAAGACCAATGCCAGATTTGCAGTACGTTACATCTGAATCGTCTTTAATCTGGACCAATGTACACTATTTGTAGATGCCAAGTTCAAGTTTCTTTGACCTCTTGCAGAATGTCCACCTTGATGAGATGGAGAATGCTGGAAGAAAGGACCCGAGTGGGTCATCTAAGTCGTACAAATGTCGTTAGAATCCTATGAATGAAGAGAAACCAATAAAGAAGAGTATTTATTTAGCATGTTGTTCTCTTTTGATCCTGACCGACCACGGGCGCCAAGTTTGAGCGAAACTAGGCCTGCAATGAATGGTAGATGGTGTTTCTAAAGGGCCACTCTGTGAGTGCCAAGCTGCAGAAAATGCACTTCTTCCGTCTTCTGGGACAGGAGAGAACTGGCCAAAGTTGTAGAAATGGCATGGACTTACAAACACGAGGTGGAAGAAATAGTTATTACCTTATGCAGtagcaaaacaattttgaacctttttggATTTTTAGAACCGCTGAGTGTTAAATACGAAGCAACGAAAATATTACACAAGGCTCATTGCCAGTATATGcccagatttttttccccaataaTATaccaaaatatgaatgatAAATCATATTCATGCACAGAAAAAGATTCAATAGAGGGTTTGAACAGAAATTCGTTTTTAGACTAAATAATCTAAAAAGTTTAGGTGGTAACGATTGGATCATTTGtaatctttcaatttcatagtACCGGGAatcacattccttgtagcggaTAGTAAAGCCATGAAAATCgcaacaacaaaatgaaaaaagcactTACCATATGAAAAGGAAGAAGCAAGAATTCCATTTCATGGCCTTTGATGAGCAAAAATAaactagaaatattttttttttggtggggGCTTAAAGTTGTTCTTTcgcaaaaaaaatggatgctGAGGAATTCTTCTTCTAACattattttcacatttgaactttccattgcCACAAAAGTCTTCTTTATCGCTTTGTTACCAGGCAAGGGTACAATTCTTTCCGATGTGATGCATTCTATAGACAAACAAACTCTGGGAAGACCGAACCCTTGCTTGCAAAAAGGGACGGAGCAAAAACTGGAAACGAACTACTCACGAATGAATGTGACGGGTGATGTTAAGATATTTTAGATTCTTATTTCAGGCTTCGTCACTATTTGTGATGCATTCATTATATTCCATCTCACCAAGGCGAGTGCAAGTAAAAATAaatgccattcatttttaacaAATGTAAGCAAAGTTGCTCCAGTTTCTCTTTTTGATATCAATTAATCCATACTTGCTACTCAATCAGTAAACATATGTATAAAGTTTTAACCGAGCtgcacattttcaaaacaaaaataatagtGGACTTATTCACGCGAAGTACTACCGTAATTATTTCCACTAAATCAATCTTAGATTGGACCttactagagggcttgtcaccTCTAGACCTTACTATTATTCAGAGGTTGCGAGAAATTAAAAAGATAAACTTCCGTCAGGGGTGATTCATCATTCCATATAAAATATCTTTAaatcacattcaaaatgagCC
This window harbors:
- the LOC131885694 gene encoding sortilin-related receptor-like, which codes for MNGLLLLSYLWTSNAMGFDENQFGHARKQSVGHWSWRLGQKLKLALVHHHFGKWVALVTILAVSVVNQCSATSVNEISTNPDPLVCTTDKECLMKNSYCESVPLSSGSVVVVGDGVGKSGECRCLKHFYNYKNKECLPGKLLSFPCHLDAQCQGRVAHSLCVQGHCACSRGTVAFHRHTCVKGASLEEVCYSNQQCHLEDPNTFCQFILRNVFGRCKCEFGTDPRTGKCKERFKVLGSTCYIPGPCEGISNSLCVPNDVQEAFCRCRPGFIPYNDRSCLPPITLKGIGSFRPRSVSLGYPCDSDAQCQSSDLRSICHEGLCTCNSTVHRDTQWIITRLRRRFPRSRHWFCNQNSPRLCPRGTFQCRSDGRCISRFFVCDGKPDCDDSSDEECEAFNCPKATFQCTYSGQCLTTSKVCDGTLDCSQGEDEKGCQNATAMDCPSSTFRCHDRSQCLPGYEQCNSQIGCSDGSDEMECHGNPWRLNEDSQAPIDPTCPFRCRNGNCRALDVVCSGKDGCGDDSDEDQCQICKCPP